A single genomic interval of Penicillium psychrofluorescens genome assembly, chromosome: 2 harbors:
- a CDS encoding uncharacterized protein (ID:PFLUO_003701-T1.cds;~source:funannotate) codes for MRSFLLSVLYALLLLGTVSSAWSFGSFGGFLGGGESLEKRADPKDASTGPIVQTSTATQTSTNTDTDTKTNTNTNTNTNTASDSTSTNTKTDTSTKSETTTTSISIDPAAAAGGISMITPASSSTSYYRIGQNVTFVWNYTSLSVTPSYVNVVASCSLNSETYTISSNMSTKPTGSVVWDTDASMTVPLLTATYTLYVYDASKSLDDIPSAGHLSSLVGYDFGMYINQAYTPLNQFKCATCNGALSDIQRMGLKFTFGMAAITVVSFTWFAGGFGAFAT; via the exons ATGCGTTCGTTTCTGCTGAGCGTGCTATACgctctcctgctgctgggcacGGTGTCCTCGGCGTGGTCATTCGGGTCATTCGGCGGGTTTTTGGGCGGGGGTGAATCGCTGGAAAAGCGAGCAG ACCCCAAAGATGCATCCACCGGACCCATCGTACAGACTTCCACAGCTACCCAGACCAGCACGAACACGGACACAGACACCAAAACCAACACCAATACCAACACCAATACCAATACCGCGAGCGACTCCACGTCCACCAACACGAAAACAGATACCTCCACCAAGTCTGAGACTACAAccacctcgatctcgattGaccccgccgcagccgcaggAGGCATCTCGATGATCACGCCagcatcctcgtcgacaaGCTACTACCGCATCGGCCAGAACGTCACCTTCGTGTGGAACTACACCTCGCTCTCCGTGACCCCGTCCTACGTCAACGTCGTCGCGTCCTGCAGTCTGAACAGCGAGACATAcaccatctcctcgaacATGAGCACTAAGCCTACGGGTTCCGTGGTCTGGGATACCGATGCCTCTATGACCGTCCCGCTCCTCACGGCCACGTACACGCTCTACGTCTATGATGCCAGCAAGTCGCTGGATGATATTCCCAGCGCTGGCCATCTGAGCTCCCTGGTTGGGTATGACTTTGGGATGTATATCAATCAGGCGTATACTCCTCTTAATC AATTCAAATGTGCCACCTGCAATGGAGCCCTCTCGGACATCCAACGCATGGGCCTCAAGTTCACCTtcggcatggccgccatAACAGTTGTGTCGTTCACATGGTTCGCCGGCGGGTTTGGAGCCTTCGCTACGTGA